In Triplophysa rosa linkage group LG7, Trosa_1v2, whole genome shotgun sequence, the following proteins share a genomic window:
- the LOC130557012 gene encoding transmembrane protein 125 gives MSELEDYSPPRGHPHPDPARIQQNLLEEQVELWWFNEPRKSLLCYCASVCLILGCGLGGVGLLSTTTSLSSEWRLGAGTALCLLALAVLLKQLLSSAVQDMNCIRSRRRIDMLKSGGLSDILVMLITGISLLICGAVLLDMALAYHMPKPGKALNDMYISGLVLLVGGSFTVLAVGVYSAVVFFMERTGPGQRRWERTVGIFTISGRMQARRETASSLARLI, from the coding sequence ATGTCAGAGCTGGAGGACTATTCCCCTCCAAGGGGCCACCCGCATCCTGACCCGGCCCGCATCCAACAGAACCTCCTGGAGGAGCAAGTGGAGCTCTGGTGGTTCAATGAACCACGCAAATCTTTATTATGCTACTGCGCCTCAGTGTGCCTGATCTTAGGCTGCGGCCTGGGTGGCGTAGGCCTGCTCTCCACCACCACCAGTCTTTCCAGCGAGTGGAGGCTTGGAGCCGGAACGGCCCTTTGCCTTCTCGCCCTGGCCGTTCTCCTCAAGCAGCTGCTGAGCTCTGCAGTACAAGACATGAACTGCATACGCAGCAGGCGGCGAATCGACATGTTGAAGAGCGGGGGATTGTCCGACATTCTGGTCATGTTGATCACAGGAATCTCTTTGCTTATTTGTGGGGCCGTGCTCCTGGATATGGCCCTGGCCTACCACATGCCCAAACCTGGGAAGGCTCTGAATGACATGTACATATCTGGGCTGGTGCTTTTGGTGGGTGGAAGTTTTACAGTGTTAGCGGTCGGAGTTTATTCCGCAGTGGTTTTCTTTATGGAGAGGACAGGCCCGGGACAGAGAAGATGGGAGAGGACAGTGGGAATCTTCACCATTTCAGGCCGAATGCAGGCGAGGAGAGAGACAGCATCAAGCTTGGCTCGTCTGATTTAA